The Thioalkalivibrio thiocyanodenitrificans ARhD 1 nucleotide sequence CGGAGCCCCAGCCCGACCCGATGCCGGGCCAGGCGCCGGCCCTCGTGCCGGGCCACATCGAGCAGGTGCTGGCCGGCTGGGTGAACGGTCCGACGGCAGGTGCGGAGCCGCCCCTGCCGATGGCGTCCGCGCAGGGCGGGGAGGCCGGTGGGTCGGATACGGGCGGTTCCGGCCCCGAGGGCGATGTGGACGCGCCGCTGCGCGATCAGCCGCTGTTCGATCTGGTGGATGGCGGCGTGGGGGGTCAGATATGCATCTGCGATCGGTAATCCCCGCCGCGGGGTGGCTCGCCCTCGCCCTCCTCCTGATCGCGGGCATCGCATCGGCCCACGCGGCGGACCCGGCGGCCCGGGTGGCCGCCATCGCCGGGGAAGTGTCGGCCATCGGCCGTGACGGGGCGAGCCGCGAACTGCGCCAGGACATGGAGATCCACGCGGGCGACACCATCCGGACCGGGGCGGGCGGGCGCGTGCGGCTCGTGTTCAGCGACGGCAGCGCCCGGACCCTGCGCCCGAGCACTATCCTGGTGATCGAGGCATACCGCCACGAGGGCAATGCAGAGACCGATTCCAGCGTCTCACGCCTGATACGCGGCGGCATGCGGGCGGTGACCGGCGCCATCGGAGCGGCCAGCCCCGAGAGCGAGCGCACCGAGACACCGGTGGGGACCATAGGCATTCGCGGC carries:
- a CDS encoding FecR family protein gives rise to the protein MHLRSVIPAAGWLALALLLIAGIASAHAADPAARVAAIAGEVSAIGRDGASRELRQDMEIHAGDTIRTGAGGRVRLVFSDGSARTLRPSTILVIEAYRHEGNAETDSSVSRLIRGGMRAVTGAIGAASPESERTETPVGTIGIRGTEYLARFCRGDCADGQVPGEEPPADGLYTHTLSGATVVTGVQVAAGLSSHTDMQGRTRLLTRMPSVLEDREAGIDWLGTGIPGTETVDTVFEIPAQHVGTRFLLCD